From Aegilops tauschii subsp. strangulata cultivar AL8/78 chromosome 5, Aet v6.0, whole genome shotgun sequence:
caataacattaccgtcagcgtcagtcttcttcttaaagatccatttattctctatggcttgcagatcatcgggcaagtcaaccgaagtccacactttgttctcatacatggatcccatctcagatttcatggcctcaagccattttgtggaatctgggctcatcatcgcttcctcatagttcgtaggttcgtcatggtcaagtaacatgacctcgagaacaggattaccgtaccactctggtgcggatcttactctggttgacccatgaggttcggtagtaacttgatcagaagtttcatgatcatcatcattagcttcctcactaattggtgtaggaatcactggaactgatttctgtgatgaactactttccaattcgagagaaggtacaattacctcatcaagttctactttcctcccactcacttctttcgacagaaactccttctctagaaaggacccattcttagcaacgaatatcttgccttcggatctgtgatagaaggtgtacccaacagtttcttttgggtatcctatgaagacacatttctctgatttgggttcgagcttatcaggttgaagctttttcacataagcatcgcaaccccaaactttaagaaaggacaacttgggtttcttgccaaaccacagttcatatggtgtcgtctcaacggatttagatggtgccctatttaatgtgaatgcagccgtctctaaagcataatcccaaaacgacatcggtaaatcaataagagacatcatagatcgcaccatatctaataaagtgcggttacgatatTCGGAcgcaccattacgctatggtgttccaggtggcgtgagttaaTTGCGAAgttattccgcattgtttcaaatgaagaccaaactcgtaactcaaatattctcctccacgatcagatcatagaaacttatttttcttgttatgatgatttttcacttcactctgaaattctttgaacttttgaaatgtttcagacttatttttcatcaagtagatatacccatatctgctcaaatcatatgtgatggtcagaaaataacgatacccaccacgagcatcaacactcatcggaccacatacatcagtatgtattatttcccacacgtctgttgctcgctccattgttccgggaacgaagtcttagtcatcttgcccatgaggcatggttcgcaagcatcaagtgattccaaaagcccatcagtatggagtttcttcatgcgctttacaacaatatgacctaaacggcagtgccacaattaagttgcactatcattattgaacttatatcttttggcttcaatactatgaatatgtgtatcactactatcgagattcaataaaaattgaccactcatcaagggtgcatgaccataaaagatattactcatataaatagaacaaccattattctctgatttaaatgaataactgtctcgcgtcaaacaagatccagatataatgttcatgcttaacgctggcaccaaataacaattattcgggtctaaaactaattccgaaggtagatgtagaggcagcgtgccgacggcgatcacatcgactttggaaccatttcccacgcgcatcgtcacctcgtccttagccaatatttgcttaattcgtagcccctgtttcaagttgcaaatgtgagcaacataaccaatatcaaatacccaggcgctactacgagcattactgaggtacacatcaataccatgtatatcaaatatacctttcactttgtcatccttcttatccgccaaatacttggggcagttccgcttccagtgaccagtccctttgtagtagaagcactcagtctcaggcttagatccagacttgggctacttcacttgagcagcaacttgcttgccgttcttcttgaagttccccttcttcccttagcccttcttcttgaaactagtgttcttgttaaccatcaacacttgatgctccttcttgatttctacctctgcagcctttagcatcgcgaagagctggggaattgtcttatccatcccttgcatattatagttcatcacgaagcttttgtagcttggtggcagtgattgaagaactctatcaatgacactatcaaccggaagattaactcccagcggagtcaagtgattgtggtacccagacattctgagtatatgttcactgacaaaactattctcctccattttgcagttgtagaacttattggagacttcatatctctcaatccggtcatttgcttgaaatattaacttcaactcctggagcatctcatatgctccatgacgttcaaaacgtcattgaagtcccggttctaagccataaagcatggcacactgaactatcgagtagtcatcagctttgctctgccagacgttcataacgtccagagttgctcctgcagcgggtttggcaccagcggtgcttccaggacgtaattcttctgtgcagcaatgaggaaaatcctcaagttacggacctagtccgtgtagttgctaccatcatctttcaacttagctttctctaggaacgcattaaaattcaacggaacagtagcacgggccatttatctacaacaacatagacatgcaaaatactatcaggtactaagttcatgataaattaaagttcaattaatcatattacttaagaactcccacttagacagacatccctctaatcatctaagtgatcacgtgatccatatcaactaaaccatgtccgatcatcacgtgagatggagtagttttcaatggtgaacatcactatgttgatcatatctactatatgattcacgctcgaccttttggtctcagtgttctgaggccatatctgcatatgctaggctcatcaagtttaacccgagtattctgcgtgtgcaaaactggcttgcacccgttgtatgtgaacgtagagcttatcacacccgatcatcacgtggtgtctcggcacgacaaactattgcaacggtgcatactcagggagaacacttgtaccattaaatttagtaagagatcatcttataatgctaccgtcgtactaagcaaaataagatgcataaaaagataaacatcacatgcaatcaaataagtgatatgatatggccatcatcatcttgtgcctttgatctccatctccaaagcaccgtcatgatcaccatcgtcaccggcttgacaccttgatcatcatcgtagcatcgttgtcgtctcgccaactattgcttctacaactatcgctaccgcttagtgataaagtaaagcaattacatggcggttgcatttcatacaataaagcgacaaccatatgcctcctgccagttgccgataactgttacaaaacatgatcatctcatacaacaatttatatatcatcacgtcttgaccatatcacatcacagcaagccctgcaaaaacaagttagacgtcctctactttgttgttgcaagttttacgttgctgctacgggcttctagtaagaaccgttcttacctacgcatcaaaaccacaacgatttttcatcaagtgtgttgttttaaccttcaataaggaccgggcgtagtcacactcgattcaactaaagttggataaacagacacccactagccacctatgtgcgatgTGCGAAGCACAGcgagaaccagtctcatgaacgcggtcatgtaatgtcggtctgggccgcttcatccaacaataccgccaaatcaaagtaagacatgctggtaagcagtatgactattattgcacacaactcattgtgttctactcgtgcatataacatctacgcatagacctggctcggatgccactgttggggaacgtactatttcaaaaaatttgcctacgatcacgcaagatctatctaggagaagcatagaaacgagtggggagagtgtgtctatgtaccctcgtagactgaaagcggaagcgtttagtaacgcggttgatgtagtcgaacgtcttcgcgatccaagcgatccaagtaccaaacgcacggcacctccgtgatctgcacacgttcagctcggtgacatccctcatactcttgatccagttgaggccgaggaaGAGGTTCgttagcatgacggcgtggtgacggtgatgatgaagttaccagcgcagggcttcgcctaagcactatgacaatatgactgaggtggaaaactgtggaggggggcaccgcacacggctaaagatcaacttgtgtgtctatggggtgcccccctcccccgtatataaaggaggggaggaggaggagagccggccacaaggggcgcgcccaagggggggattcctactcctagtaggagtaggtttccccctttccaagtccaagtaggagaagaaggaaggggagggagagggagagggaaagaggggctgcgcccccttctcctagtcctattcggactccccgtggggggggcgccacctcctggttgctgccctctctctctcctaaggcccactaaggcccattacttccccggggggttccggtaacccctccggcactccggttttatccgaaaccaactcgaacacttccggtgtccgaataacatggtccaatatatcaatctttatgtctcgaccatttcgagacttcttgtcacgtccgtgatctcatccgggactccgaaaaaccttcggtcatcaaatcacataaactcataatacaaattgtcatcgaacgttaagcgtgcagaccctacgggttcaagaactatgtagacatgaccgagacacatctccggtcaataaccaatagtggaacctggatgctcatattggctcctacatattctacgaagatctttatcggtcaaaccgcataacaacatgcgttgttccctttgtcatcggtatgttacttgtccgagattcgatcgtcggtatcaccatacctagttcaatctcgttaccggcaagtctctttacttgttccgtaatgcatcatctcgtgactaactcattagtcacattgcttgcaaggcttatagtgatgaacattaccgagagggcccagagatacctctctgacaatcggagtgacaaatcctaatctcgatctatgccaactcaacaaaacaccttcggagacacctgtagagcatctttataatcacccagttacgttgtgatgtttgatagcacactaagtgttccttcggtattcgggagttggataatctcatagtcacaggaacatgtataagtcatgaacaaagcaatagcaataaactaaacgatcatagggctaagctaacggatcggtcttgtccatcacatcattctctaatgatgtgaccccgttgatcaaatgacaacacatgtctatggttaggaaacttaacaatctttgattaacgagctagtctagtagaggcatactagggatactctgtttgtctatgtattcacacatgtactaagtttccggttaatacaattctagcatgaataataaacatttatcatgatataaggaaatataaataacaactttattattgcctttagggcatatttccttcatgccCCTCGCCCACCTCTTTGATTGCTCTCTGATTGCTCGAATGGAGGTTTGGGGTACTTCCCCACATTTATGACCCACGCGCTCCCAGCATGAGGTATGCTTGCCGTGGATCAACTCTAACCAGTGGACAACGATTCCTCCTTCCTCTGCAATTCTAATTCAATTGGGTAAATTAATCTACGTGCATGCAAAGTCACTTATGTTACGTGCTGATGTAATTTACTACACAATATGTGCCATCACAAGTCAAAACATTCGAATAGATAATTGTATTGAGATAAGTGCACCAGAAGTCACAAAACTCTCAGGAGATGAGCACTTTGGTCACACTTCTTCTAAAATGTGATGAACCGATCACAACACTCCATATTATGAGCAAACAGGTGACATACTGGTTCGAGGAGCCAAGGTGTCCTGCTGACTGGatgcggctcctctgccgtgcgcCATGTGACGttgtgccactgacatgtgggccaggtTTCCAacaggcccacatgtcagtgatagaaCGGCAGGGTGCCGAAGGGTAGAGGATCCTCCTCCCTGCTGACtaggcatctttttgcaaaaaaaGACCCTGAATAATTTTTTTGAGGTGTCTTTTGCGAGATGTTGGGTCAACAGGGTCTACCTTAGTGCGGCATTTTCTCAAGCACCTTAGGTGATAAAGACCAAATGTGATGTTGCGGGCGATATTTTGTCACTCCTTGATTAATGAAAATATACAAGCTTTATACAAAAGAAATGTAACAGAGATCAAAAGGAACACACACAAAAAATAAAATTTTAAAATGCACACAAAAAGATAGGTAGAACAACACACGAGAAAAGGTTGCtagcaagaaaaataaaaaaagaaataaagagaaaCTTATCCATCCAGCGTCGTCGCCGAGCGGGCCGGGGCCCACTTAGAACACCACCTGCGGAGTCGCTCGTCACTTCGTCGCCGTCTCCGTCGTCTCTCCCCCTTTCCACGCCCCTCCAGAAGCCACCCTGCCGCTGCCGCTCCGATCCAACCGACCCCCCATGGCCTTCGCCAGCTCGCTCCTGCCCGCGCCGGCCTCCGGCGTCCGCGCGAGCCACGCCCCGGAGCTCGCCTTCCCGCCGGTCAACAGGAAGGGCGGCGTCTCGCTGcggcgccggggagcccggcaCGGAGGTATCTGTCTACGCTTCAACCAGCTCGTGCTCAAACTGCTCTCACTGGAATCGGCCTGAGATTTATATTCTAATTGCTAGGCCGTGGCTTCGCGCTGTCACTAGGTGTGCTCAAGATTAGTTCTTTCGCCCCTAAAAAAAGATTAGTTCCTTCGCTCTGATTTGAAGTCGGGTTGCCAGTGATGATTTTGCTTCGATGTTAGAATGTTTGTGCCTGACCAAGCCTACTTATGCTTCTGCTGGTTCGCGAATCCTGATAATGTAGTAGTAGCCTTCGTTTGCTGCACCCAAGTTAGTGGATTGCTCGCCATGTTTGGCTATCTTCTTTACCAGGGAAAATTGTTGTGATTGTAATCAAACTGAAAACTAACGGCAACTTGTAAAGAAAATTTAAAGAACATCCTTATTTTTTATTTATGTTTGAAGAGGTACGATACGAGAGATGGTTGAATTGGGGCCTACCATTTGATGTTTGTTTGCGGCTTTGTTTGTAACCAGTCAGGGCTGAAGTGAATGAATCTGCAAGTGCTTTAGCGATTGATGCTCTCTCCCAAGTTAAGCATGTTCTACTTCCGATCACTGACCGCAACCCTTACCTTTCAGAAGGCACAAGACAGGTCTGTTTCCtttttcagatttgttagttagTTTGCGTTTCATTGCTAAAGCATCATATACACTGCATTGGTAATTTAGAGGACTTGAAACATTGTGGCCAATTTCCAGGGCAATTTTATTTTGCCCATTAGTTACACCATAGTTTTATAATCTTCGAATGAAGGACTCTTAGCTGATCTTATTTCTTTCATGGAGTGCAACATTTGTTCCTTTTAACTTGAGTTCGGATACACTGGAAATAGTGGCTTACCCATAATGGCTGATGATGTACCAGGCTGCAGCAACAACCACTTCTCTAGCCAAGAAGTATGGAGCAAACATTACAGTAGTTGGTATGATCTTAATTCCTTTATAACATTACCTTTTCTGTGCTTAAGCTATTGCGCATATTCGTTTACATAGCTTAAATTCCGCTGCATTATAATTCTACTGTTCATTTCAGTTATTGATGATAAGCCAAAGGAGTCATTCCCAGAACATGATACTCAAATGTCAAGCATTAGATGGCATCTTTCTGAAGGTTAAAACCATTTCATTTATTTCTTTTGATTTAATGATCTGCCCCTTATCAAGTACATGAGTTTTTGTACACGATAAATTGCATTAGCCTACTAGTTCAATCTTATTATCGGTTTCATTTTTGATAAAAAAAGCAAATAACTATATAAATTGAACACTTAATCAACAAAGTGGAGCTCCTACTACAACAATAGAAAAGCAATAGTATGATATCACTCCCAATCCATGGCCAGTGATGAGGCTTTGTATTTTCTTTTGCGTTCTGATTGCCTTCCTGAACTTGTATGGTCTGTAGTTAGTGTTAAAACCTTTTGCTTCTTATTTTTCGTTTGTAAGAGAACTTTGATGTTGTAACACCTGGTTTCATTTGATAATGGAACCAGGGATTGTAGTTATCCCCCTGAAGATCTAGAAAAACGTTATGATATCTGTCAAATCTACTCGTGGGTGAAGGAGCACTCTGTGTAGCTGTATGGTTCTTACTGTAATATTGAAAACATTGCACACCCTTTTGGGAAAAAGGAAAAGAGTCTAACCACATATTACAGACCCAATATTGAGAAATAACCTCACCGAGGGTTATCAGCGTTTTTGTATCGCCGCTTGTTTCCGAGTGATGCCATTTCCGAACAGTCGTGCTGATATATTCGTGCTTCTGTGCAGGTGGATTTACAGAGTTTGGGTTGATGGAGCGCCTTGGAGAAGGAAAGAAGCCAACAGCTATCATCGCAGAGGTCGCAGATGATTTGGAGTTAGACCTGGTCGTCCTTAGCATGGAGGCAATCCACTCAAAGCAAGTCGATGGGAATTTACTGGCTGAGTTCATCCCCTGCCCCATTCTGATGCTTCCCCTCTAATAATGTGCTGAGTTTTCCATCTGCTGCTTTTTTTTTTGTCATTTCGGATGAAATTCCTAACTATTTCATGGAtatgatgatgcactttgggTTAGCTAAATGTTATACCTTGTTGACGCTGCTGTCCTGGTAGATTTGTGATCATGTGAATATTCGAAAGAACAATAAGAGTGGTTCCTTTGTGAAATTTGCTGTTCTCTTGCATAATCCTGTCATGTGAATGCATATGCTGGCTTGT
This genomic window contains:
- the LOC109746610 gene encoding uncharacterized protein isoform X4, which produces MAFASSLLPAPASGVRASHAPELAFPPVNRKGGVSLRRRGARHGVRAEVNESASALAIDALSQVKHVLLPITDRNPYLSEGTRQAAATTTSLAKKYGANITVVGGFTEFGLMERLGEGKKPTAIIAEVADDLELDLVVLSMEAIHSKQVDGNLLAEFIPCPILMLPL
- the LOC109746610 gene encoding uncharacterized protein isoform X1 → MAFASSLLPAPASGVRASHAPELAFPPVNRKGGVSLRRRGARHGGRGFALSLVRAEVNESASALAIDALSQVKHVLLPITDRNPYLSEGTRQAAATTTSLAKKYGANITVVVIDDKPKESFPEHDTQMSSIRWHLSEGGFTEFGLMERLGEGKKPTAIIAEVADDLELDLVVLSMEAIHSKQVDGNLLAEFIPCPILMLPL
- the LOC109746610 gene encoding uncharacterized protein isoform X3, yielding MAFASSLLPAPASGVRASHAPELAFPPVNRKGGVSLRRRGARHGGRGFALSLVRAEVNESASALAIDALSQVKHVLLPITDRNPYLSEGTRQAAATTTSLAKKYGANITVVGGFTEFGLMERLGEGKKPTAIIAEVADDLELDLVVLSMEAIHSKQVDGNLLAEFIPCPILMLPL
- the LOC109746610 gene encoding uncharacterized protein isoform X2, which produces MAFASSLLPAPASGVRASHAPELAFPPVNRKGGVSLRRRGARHGVRAEVNESASALAIDALSQVKHVLLPITDRNPYLSEGTRQAAATTTSLAKKYGANITVVVIDDKPKESFPEHDTQMSSIRWHLSEGGFTEFGLMERLGEGKKPTAIIAEVADDLELDLVVLSMEAIHSKQVDGNLLAEFIPCPILMLPL